From Penaeus monodon isolate SGIC_2016 unplaced genomic scaffold, NSTDA_Pmon_1 PmonScaffold_2683, whole genome shotgun sequence, one genomic window encodes:
- the LOC119570428 gene encoding basic salivary proline-rich protein 1-like codes for MSKGEDSNQANPGTIKRYPTSTLIWENGVPFTYALMCQNPLGVQVPKIRTPPGKLQPKGPKWAVERGPKGCAKRHIKKAPKAKCPNVPKRITPEPGLFVGKGRPSNARGCKKGPRLCSCPPGPTSGGGKKKQKGSPTPKGKGSPPPKTGVSTIGSSPSKECKEPRKKGSQQHHTAPPDQRLFFDEGACRPDHAQTLTRRFSATAESEKAEPPQAKQQCTKTPRPEKNPNTKSQSKKGPQPPRDTLTAEGAPSSSEDLKWSCDQGALTSSSPRGDITGEAFRFPGVSVYALPVPRGKRGPDDPVKANNPCYAIPDAPHLEKMLNSSVEINGPGAP; via the exons ATGTCAaagggggaagactccaaccaggcaaacCCTGGGACCATAAAAAGGTACCCAACCTCTACCTTGATCTGGGAAAACGGGGTCCCcttcacctacgcacttatgtgccaaAACCCCTTGGGTGTTCAGGTCCCAAAAATACGGACACCACCGGGCAAACTGCAACCCAAAGGGCCAAAATGGGCTGTAGAAAGGGGACCAAAGGGGTGTGCAAAAAGGCAcataaaaaaggccccaaaagccaaatgtcctaacgTGCCCAAGAGGATCACCCCGGAGCCTGGCTTGTTTGTAGGAAAAGGGCGGCCCTCAAACGCAAGAGGTTGTAAGAAGGGGCCccgactttgttcctgccccccaggaCCTACgtcggggggaggaaaaaaaaagcaaaaaggttcCCCGAccccaaaggggaagggaagtccCCCACCAAAAACCGGAGTCTCGACAATCGGGAGTTCCCCAAGTAAAGAGTGCAAGGAACCACGGAAAAAAGGTtcccaacagcaccacacggccCCCCCAGACCAAAGACTGTTTTTCGACGAGGGGGCATGTCGTCCTGATCATGC GCAGACCCTAACCAGGCGATTCAGTGCCACAGCCGAATCAGAAAAAGCTGAGCCTCCCCAGGCAAAGCAGCAATGCACAAAAACACCCCGGCCAGAGAAAAACCCAAACACGAAAAGTCAGAGTAAAAAGGGGCCCCAACCCCCCAGGGATaccctgacagccgaaggagccccctcaagcagtgaggatctcaaaTGGAGT tgcgatcaaggagcattgacatcgtcatccCCCAGGGGGGACATTACGGGGGAAGCTTTTCGCTTCCCCGGGGTATCAGTCTACGCGCTGCCAGTTCCGAGGGGCAAAAGGGGCCCTGATGACCCGGTCAAAGCAAACAATCCCTGCTACGCAATACCCGATGCCCCGCACTTGGAGAAAATGTTGAACTCTTCCGTCGAGATTAACGGGCCGGGggccccctga